DNA from Candidatus Poribacteria bacterium:
GCAAGGCTAACATACATGATATAAAATGTAAACTTATTTATAGAATTTACTATATACTCTATTCTACGAGTACCACGCCTTCGTTCGCGTATATCAACGATGCTGCCCCCGATGGCGTTTTTCTTTTTTTACCGCCGCATATTCACCAGATAAATCCCAGCGGCTACGAGAAGCGTGCCCCCCAGCAGACTGGGTGTCAGTTCGTCACCTAAGAACAGGTAACTAAACACCACCCCCGACAGTGGCGTCGCGAAGAAGAGCACAACGAGTTTGCTCGCACTGTATCTTTCAAGCACGGAGGTCCACGCCAAAAAACAGAAACCCGCGATAACGCCACCTTGATAGAGGAGAGCGGCACTACTGCTGAGGGTCAGTTGCATCGGCAGTCCGCGCTCAAAAAGTAAACTCATGACGACATAGCACGGCAGACTCAAGGTGAGCAGCCACGCCAAGAGTCGATAAGGATGGATCGACTGGATAAGCAGTTTCGTCACGACGACGCGGAGTCCTAAAAAACATCCGCTCACGAGCACAATAAGGTCGCCGAGGACGCTCGTTTCGCCTTCTCCGAGATTCGGGGCAACGGTTACGAAGACACCGCTGAAAGCGACAACGATCCCCAAGGTCTTTGGAACAGAGAGGCGTTCGCCGGGAATCCAGAGATGCGCAAAAAGTGCCGTGAAAAACGGATAGACATTAATAAAAATAGTGGACCGGGAGGCTGTCGTGTATAGAGTGCCGGTGTTCAAGCAGATGATTTGGAGGATAAAGATCGTTGTGAGCAACAGCAAGCGCGGGAGTTCACCCTTACGCAAACGAAGTGAGACACCGCGATAGAGTGCCCAACCGCCAATAACAACAAGCCCAATCACGAAACGGAGGAACGCTAGTGCCATTGGCGGGAAGTCTGCCAAGCCGATCTTTATAGAGGGCGAATTCCCGCCCCAAAGAAAGGCGAGGAGCAAACTGAGGGCAATAATTTTCCCGTGCGGCTCCTCGCTGATAACGTTTGGTACGGGCGGTTTTCTATTCAAAGGAAATTATTATCCTCGGTGGCGGTTATTGTGCTCTGAAAAATTTGGGATCAATCGTAGGCACCGGGGCGGTGATTGCCCATTAATCGCTGTTGACGTTCCGTTGCCTGCTCCAAGATTTCCGTATCGAACTGAAACCGGTTCAGATAGGGTGGGAATTTCTGAGTGATCATCCGATTCGCGTAATGTACTTGTAAGAGGTAACGGGTTTGGTCGCTCCGATTTGCGGTGCCGCGGTGCCAGACTTCGCTTCGGAAAAGCACAACATCGCCCGAATTGCAGAGGATACTCTTTTCTGTTGCACCTTTCCATTCCGTCGCACCGTCGGGTCTCCGTCCGGAAAGATGGCTGCCCGGTATGAACTTCGTTGGACCGAGATCTTCGTAGAGGTCATCCAAGTAATAGTGTGCGGTTGAGATGAAAATTGGCACCTTGACGCGTGGATCTTCGAGAAGGTCCGCTGGTAATGGGATCGGCAGCCAATCTGCGTGCAATCCTTGGTCAGGGCGTCCGGGTCCCGTTACCCATGCTGTCATACCGATGACGTGACAATCTTCGCCGTGCACCGCCTCCGC
Protein-coding regions in this window:
- a CDS encoding DMT family transporter yields the protein MNRKPPVPNVISEEPHGKIIALSLLLAFLWGGNSPSIKIGLADFPPMALAFLRFVIGLVVIGGWALYRGVSLRLRKGELPRLLLLTTIFILQIICLNTGTLYTTASRSTIFINVYPFFTALFAHLWIPGERLSVPKTLGIVVAFSGVFVTVAPNLGEGETSVLGDLIVLVSGCFLGLRVVVTKLLIQSIHPYRLLAWLLTLSLPCYVVMSLLFERGLPMQLTLSSSAALLYQGGVIAGFCFLAWTSVLERYSASKLVVLFFATPLSGVVFSYLFLGDELTPSLLGGTLLVAAGIYLVNMRR
- a CDS encoding dioxygenase: MSQALPLVAYPDLEGQVKAMEEDGYAYLPKAIEGEQLAELRAAMDRLTAIPESFDRHGTIENGNGFLNKHINNAFNRDPVFLQYLDLSPVIELAEAVHGEDCHVIGMTAWVTGPGRPDQGLHADWLPIPLPADLLEDPRVKVPIFISTAHYYLDDLYEDLGPTKFIPGSHLSGRRPDGATEWKGATEKSILCNSGDVVLFRSEVWHRGTANRSDQTRYLLQVHYANRMITQKFPPYLNRFQFDTEILEQATERQQRLMGNHRPGAYD